A single Hippocampus zosterae strain Florida chromosome 17, ASM2543408v3, whole genome shotgun sequence DNA region contains:
- the LOC127590254 gene encoding LOW QUALITY PROTEIN: homeobox protein Hox-B5a-like (The sequence of the model RefSeq protein was modified relative to this genomic sequence to represent the inferred CDS: inserted 2 bases in 1 codon): MSSYFVNSFSGRYPNGPDYQLLNYGPGSGTLGVYRDPSTAAHHATGSYGYGYNGMDLTVASRGGGNTNASNTEGHLGRGSVVGDARSFSPLDSEKSFRQSSSCSIASPXLSSTNCEDSKQSSRSSSPLSEQTGSGLLRSFNLPSPASGGRATQRFTELNESAAEADEMQHVHSAEGDHQTQAAEKQEGGRAAGSNPGSATGSESPQIFPWMRKLHISHDMTGPDGKRARTAYTRYQTLELEKEFHFNRYLTRRRRIEIAHTLCLTERQIKIWFQNRRMKWKKDNKLKSMSLGTSGPAFQP; encoded by the exons ATGAGCTCTTACTTTGTAAACTCGTTCTCAGGGCGCTACCCAAATGGCCCCGACTATCAACTGCTAAATTATGGTCCGGGCAGCGGTACATTGGGGGTGTACAGGGATCCTTCCACGGCCGCGCATCACGCGACTGGTTCTTACGGCTATGGCTACAATGGAATGGACTTGACGGTCGCCAGCCGGGGAGGTGGCAACACCAATGCCTCAAATACCGAAGGACACTTGGGAAGAGGTTCGGTCGTCGGGGACGCTCGGAGCTTTAGCCCCCTGGACAGCGAGAAGAGTTTCAGGCAGTCGTCCAGCTGTTCCATCGCCTCACC CCTCTCGTCAACGAATTGCGAAGACAGTAAGCAGAGTAGTCGGAGCTCGTCTCCCCTCTCGGAACAAACGGGAAGCGGGCTTCTTCGCTCCTTCAACCTGCCCTCACCAGCGTCCGGCGGCAGAGCGACGCAGCGGTTCACGGAGCTGAACGAGAGTGCGGCGGAAGCGGATGAAATGCAGCACGTCCACTCGGCCGAGGGCGATCACCAAACACAAGCGGCGGAGAAACAAGAGGGCGGCAGGGCGGCCGGCTCAAACCCGGGCAGCGCGACGGGCAGCGAGTCTCCACAGATATTCCCCTGGATGAGAAAGCTGCACATTAGCCATG ATATGACGGGCCCCGACGGGAAACGTGCACGGACGGCGTACACCCGCTACCAGACACTCGAGCTGGAGAAGGAGTTTCACTTCAACCGCTATCTGACGCGCAGGCGACGGATTGAGATCGCGCACACGCTTTGCCTCACCGAGCGGCAAATTAAAATCTGGTTCCAAAATCGAAGGATGAAATGGAAGAAGGACAACAAACTGAAAAGCATGAGTCTTGGCACTAGCGGCCCAGCCTTCCAACCTTAG